One Kribbella sp. NBC_00662 genomic region harbors:
- a CDS encoding phosphoketolase, with protein MQQTDTRPLTDDELQGIDAYWRAANYLSVGQIYLLANPLLREPLRPEHIKPRLLGHWGTTPGLNLLYAHLNRLIRQRDREVLFVTGPGHGGPALVANTWLEGSWTAAYPNTTQDEVGMGRLFKQFSFPGGVPSHVAADVPGSINEGGELGYSLSHAYGAAADNPDLVVACVVGDGEAETGPLAASWHSNKFLDPARDGAVLPILHLNGYKIANPAVLARIGDDELSALLQGYGYEPYLVEGSEPAEVHQALAATLDVCLDRIDEIQVEARSATEPPPRPAWPMIVLRTPKGWTGPQVVDGEPVENTWRAHQVPLSGVRTNADHLRQLESWMRSYRPEELFDDHGRPVAGLVELAPGPDLRMGSNPHANGGELSRDLELPPVDDYAVPVKIPGAEDGEPTRVFGAFLRDAFRLNADNLRLFGPDETESNRLNAVYETTGKQWQAELLDTDNHLARDGRVLEILSEHTCQGWLEGYLLTGRHGLFSSYEAFVHIVDSMVNQHAKWLKTINRLEWRRPIPSLNYLLTSHVWRQDHNGFSHQDPGFIDHVVNKKAEVVRVYLPPDTNTLLSTMDHCLRTRNYINVVVAGKQPQPNWLDWDAAALHCARGVGVWEFASNDEGEPDVVMACAGDVPTMETLAAVDLLREHLPGLRIRVINIVDLMRLQSEGEHPHGLPDAEFDALFTTDKPVIFAYHGYPWLIHRLTYRRHGHDNLHVRGYLEEGTTTTPFDMVVRNNLDRYHLAMDVIDRVPSLGSRAVSTRQYFADQRARHHAYVTTYGEDLPEVRDWRWTPR; from the coding sequence GTGCAGCAGACCGACACCAGGCCACTGACCGACGACGAGCTGCAAGGCATCGACGCCTACTGGCGGGCAGCGAACTACCTGTCGGTCGGTCAGATCTATCTACTCGCCAATCCACTTCTCCGTGAGCCGCTGCGGCCGGAGCACATCAAGCCCCGGCTGCTCGGCCACTGGGGGACAACGCCCGGCCTGAACCTGCTCTACGCGCACCTCAACCGGCTGATCAGGCAACGTGACCGTGAGGTCCTGTTCGTGACCGGACCCGGCCACGGCGGCCCGGCGCTGGTCGCGAACACCTGGCTCGAGGGCAGCTGGACCGCGGCGTACCCGAACACCACGCAGGACGAGGTCGGCATGGGCCGGCTGTTCAAGCAGTTCTCGTTTCCCGGCGGCGTGCCGAGCCATGTGGCCGCGGACGTGCCGGGGTCGATCAACGAGGGCGGCGAGCTCGGCTACTCGCTCAGCCACGCGTACGGCGCTGCCGCGGACAACCCCGACCTCGTCGTGGCCTGTGTCGTCGGCGACGGCGAGGCGGAAACGGGTCCGCTGGCGGCGTCCTGGCACTCGAACAAATTCCTCGACCCGGCGCGGGACGGCGCCGTACTGCCGATCCTGCACCTGAACGGGTACAAGATCGCGAACCCGGCGGTGCTCGCGCGGATCGGCGACGACGAGCTGTCCGCTCTGCTGCAGGGGTACGGGTACGAGCCGTATCTCGTCGAGGGGTCCGAGCCGGCCGAGGTGCACCAGGCGCTGGCGGCGACGCTCGACGTCTGTCTGGATCGGATCGACGAGATCCAGGTCGAGGCGCGATCCGCGACCGAACCGCCGCCGCGACCGGCGTGGCCGATGATCGTGCTTCGTACGCCGAAGGGCTGGACCGGCCCGCAGGTCGTCGACGGCGAGCCGGTCGAGAACACGTGGCGCGCCCACCAGGTCCCGTTGTCCGGCGTACGGACGAACGCCGATCATCTCCGCCAGCTGGAATCGTGGATGCGCAGCTACCGGCCCGAGGAGCTGTTCGACGACCACGGCCGCCCGGTCGCGGGTCTGGTCGAGCTCGCGCCGGGGCCGGACCTGCGGATGGGTTCGAACCCGCACGCCAACGGTGGCGAGCTGAGCCGGGACCTCGAGCTCCCGCCGGTCGACGACTACGCCGTACCGGTGAAGATCCCCGGAGCCGAGGATGGGGAGCCGACACGGGTCTTCGGCGCGTTCCTGCGGGACGCGTTCCGGTTGAACGCGGACAACCTGCGACTGTTCGGCCCGGACGAGACCGAGTCGAACCGGCTGAACGCCGTCTACGAGACGACCGGGAAGCAGTGGCAGGCGGAGTTGCTCGACACCGACAACCACCTTGCCCGCGACGGTCGGGTGCTGGAGATCCTCAGCGAGCACACCTGCCAGGGGTGGCTGGAGGGCTATCTGCTGACCGGCCGGCACGGACTGTTCTCGTCGTACGAGGCGTTCGTGCACATCGTCGACTCGATGGTCAACCAGCACGCGAAGTGGCTGAAGACGATCAACCGGCTGGAGTGGCGCCGGCCGATCCCGTCGCTGAACTACCTGCTCACCTCGCATGTCTGGCGTCAGGACCACAACGGCTTCTCGCACCAGGACCCGGGCTTCATCGACCACGTGGTGAACAAGAAGGCCGAGGTCGTCCGCGTCTACCTGCCGCCGGACACCAACACGCTGCTGTCCACGATGGACCACTGCCTGCGGACCCGGAACTACATCAACGTCGTTGTCGCAGGCAAGCAACCGCAGCCCAACTGGCTGGACTGGGACGCCGCGGCGCTGCACTGCGCGCGGGGCGTCGGCGTCTGGGAGTTCGCGAGCAACGACGAGGGTGAGCCGGATGTCGTGATGGCGTGCGCCGGCGACGTACCGACGATGGAGACGCTGGCCGCGGTCGACCTGCTCCGCGAGCACCTTCCCGGGCTGCGGATCCGGGTGATCAACATCGTCGATCTGATGCGGCTGCAGTCCGAGGGCGAGCATCCGCACGGGCTGCCGGACGCCGAGTTCGACGCACTGTTCACCACGGACAAGCCGGTGATCTTCGCGTACCACGGCTATCCGTGGCTGATCCATCGGCTCACCTACCGCCGGCACGGGCACGACAACCTGCACGTCCGCGGCTACCTCGAGGAGGGTACGACGACCACGCCGTTCGACATGGTGGTCCGGAACAACCTCGATCGGTATCACCTGGCGATGGACGTCATCGATCGGGTCCCGTCACTCGGCAGCCGGGCGGTGTCGACGCGGCAGTACTTCGCCGATCAGCGGGCCCGGCACCACGCGTACGTCACGACGTACGGCGAGGATCTGCCGGAGGTCCGGGACTGGCGCTGGACGCCGCGCTAG
- a CDS encoding UdgX family uracil-DNA binding protein (This protein belongs to the uracil DNA glycosylase superfamily, members of which act in excision repair of DNA. However, it belongs more specifically to UdgX branch, whose founding member was found to bind uracil in DNA (where it does not belong), without cleaving it, appears to promote DNA repair by a pathway involving RecA, rather than base excision.): MSNEAGAEKWVPRDGGMRKVRATVGKCRGCELWEDAEQAVVGEGPVRSRMMFVGETPGDHEDKEGHVFVGPAGRLLDRALGEAGIERSDIYLTNAVKHFRFEREGKRRIHKTPSAGQITACHPWLARELEIVKPALVVIMGAVAARSLLGPSFKVTQHRGEKVELPDGRPAIATVHPSAVVRSQNFTHDLGLFVDDLRAAVALLD, translated from the coding sequence ATGAGCAACGAAGCCGGGGCTGAGAAGTGGGTGCCGCGGGACGGTGGGATGCGCAAGGTGCGGGCGACCGTCGGGAAGTGCCGCGGGTGTGAACTGTGGGAGGACGCCGAGCAGGCCGTCGTGGGCGAGGGGCCGGTCCGGTCCCGGATGATGTTTGTCGGTGAGACGCCCGGTGATCACGAGGACAAGGAAGGGCACGTCTTCGTCGGGCCCGCCGGACGGCTGCTCGACCGGGCGCTGGGCGAGGCGGGTATCGAGCGGTCGGACATCTATCTGACCAACGCGGTCAAGCATTTCCGGTTCGAGCGCGAGGGCAAGCGGCGGATCCACAAGACGCCGTCCGCGGGTCAGATCACCGCCTGCCACCCGTGGCTGGCCCGTGAACTCGAGATCGTGAAGCCCGCGCTCGTCGTCATCATGGGAGCCGTCGCCGCCCGCTCACTGCTCGGCCCGAGTTTCAAGGTCACGCAGCACCGCGGCGAGAAGGTCGAACTCCCGGACGGCAGGCCGGCGATCGCGACGGTCCATCCGTCCGCCGTCGTGCGCTCGCAGAACTTCACCCACGATCTGGGTCTGTTCGTCGACGACCTCCGCGCCGCGGTCGCGCTACTCGACTAG
- a CDS encoding vitamin K epoxide reductase family protein translates to MSDTAQRSSQTSLGWIPWATLVVSIAGLAVAGYLTYEHFTAGTTLACPDTGVVNCAKVTSSQYSKVFGIPVALLGLGFFVGMTVLSVPPLWRTPSPWPGRLRLAAVLVGVVFICYLIWAELFQINAICLWCTVVHGLTLILFALVIIRQALIPPAS, encoded by the coding sequence GTGAGCGACACAGCACAGCGGTCCTCCCAGACGTCACTGGGCTGGATCCCATGGGCCACCTTGGTGGTGTCGATCGCCGGCCTGGCAGTCGCCGGCTACTTGACCTACGAGCACTTCACGGCCGGTACGACGCTCGCCTGCCCGGACACCGGCGTGGTGAACTGCGCCAAGGTGACCAGCAGTCAGTACTCGAAGGTCTTCGGCATCCCGGTCGCACTGCTCGGACTCGGATTCTTCGTCGGCATGACGGTGCTCTCGGTCCCTCCCCTGTGGCGCACGCCGTCACCGTGGCCGGGCCGCCTGCGCCTGGCCGCCGTCCTCGTCGGGGTCGTGTTCATCTGTTACCTGATCTGGGCGGAGCTCTTCCAGATCAACGCGATCTGCCTGTGGTGCACGGTGGTGCACGGCCTGACGCTGATCCTGTTCGCCCTCGTGATCATCCGACAGGCACTCATCCCGCCGGCATCATGA
- a CDS encoding DUF929 family protein, producing MARRVEQKAAARERIAAQLAAQQAAERRRRLLLAVGAVVLVIVIVGGLVTIRLVGGGKKTATGPSGAADAALITALSSIPESTFSTVGTEGVKAAPSAITAPALTANGKPKVLYIGAEFCPFCAAERWPVTVALSRFGTFSNLGTTHSASGDEFPNTPTLSFHGATFTSQYLAFTGVETTTNEQVGNGYKPLDTPAADDEKTFDTYNKPPYVSSEGSIPFIDIGGKFVSSGATYSPQLLAGKTQAQVADALKDPSNDIAKAVIGSANVYTAAICKITNNQPANVCTSSAVTAAASKLGSGNS from the coding sequence ATGGCAAGGCGTGTCGAACAGAAGGCTGCGGCCCGGGAGCGGATCGCAGCGCAGCTCGCCGCCCAGCAGGCGGCGGAGCGACGGCGACGCCTTCTGCTCGCGGTCGGTGCGGTCGTCCTGGTCATCGTGATCGTCGGCGGGCTGGTGACGATCCGGCTGGTCGGCGGCGGCAAGAAGACGGCGACCGGTCCGTCCGGCGCGGCCGATGCGGCTCTCATCACCGCACTCTCCTCGATCCCGGAGTCGACGTTCTCGACGGTCGGCACCGAAGGTGTGAAGGCGGCGCCGTCCGCGATCACCGCACCGGCGCTGACCGCGAACGGCAAGCCGAAGGTGCTCTACATCGGCGCCGAGTTCTGCCCGTTCTGTGCCGCCGAGCGCTGGCCGGTGACGGTCGCGCTGTCCCGCTTCGGGACGTTCAGCAACCTCGGTACGACGCACTCGGCGTCCGGGGACGAGTTCCCGAACACGCCGACGCTGTCGTTCCACGGCGCGACGTTCACGAGCCAGTACCTGGCCTTCACCGGCGTCGAGACGACCACCAACGAGCAGGTCGGGAACGGGTACAAGCCGCTCGATACCCCGGCGGCGGATGACGAGAAGACGTTCGACACGTACAACAAGCCGCCGTACGTCTCGAGCGAAGGATCGATCCCGTTCATCGACATCGGCGGGAAGTTCGTGTCGTCGGGTGCGACGTACAGCCCGCAACTGCTGGCCGGCAAGACCCAGGCGCAGGTCGCGGACGCGCTCAAGGATCCGTCGAACGACATCGCCAAGGCCGTGATCGGCTCGGCCAACGTGTACACGGCCGCGATCTGCAAGATCACCAACAACCAGCCGGCCAACGTGTGCACCAGCTCCGCGGTCACCGCGGCGGCTTCGAAGCTCGGCAGCGGGAACAGCTGA
- a CDS encoding SAM-dependent methyltransferase — protein MDWQRWHQRYDDPESVLSRRLEAVKKQVRAALDRAPAGPVPVVSLCAGQGRDLLEVLADHPRRADVQARLVELDPELAASARERAAEFGQVEVVTGDASLTDQYVGKVPAELVLLCGIFGNIGDEDIRRTVEASKQLCRTGGTVIWTRHREEPDLAPSICEWFESRGFERIWLSERDAGFGVGVHRFTGVPEPLITGQSLFTFR, from the coding sequence ATGGATTGGCAGCGGTGGCATCAACGGTACGACGACCCCGAATCCGTGCTGTCCCGGCGGCTGGAGGCCGTGAAGAAGCAGGTCCGCGCCGCGCTGGATCGTGCGCCTGCCGGTCCGGTGCCGGTGGTGAGCCTCTGCGCCGGCCAAGGCCGGGACCTGCTCGAGGTGCTGGCCGATCATCCGCGCCGGGCGGACGTGCAGGCGAGACTCGTCGAGCTCGATCCCGAGCTGGCCGCGTCCGCACGCGAGCGCGCCGCGGAGTTCGGCCAGGTCGAGGTCGTCACCGGCGACGCGTCGCTGACGGATCAGTATGTCGGCAAGGTCCCGGCGGAGCTCGTCCTGCTCTGCGGGATCTTCGGCAATATCGGCGATGAGGACATCCGGCGAACGGTCGAGGCGAGCAAGCAGCTGTGCCGGACAGGCGGCACCGTCATCTGGACCCGCCATCGGGAAGAGCCGGACCTGGCGCCGTCGATCTGCGAGTGGTTCGAGTCCCGCGGCTTCGAGCGTATCTGGCTGTCCGAGCGCGACGCCGGCTTCGGCGTCGGCGTCCACCGCTTCACCGGCGTGCCCGAGCCGTTGATCACCGGGCAGAGCCTGTTCACCTTCCGCTGA
- a CDS encoding diiron oxygenase, translated as MNETAQRLLGSASRLSRDPETEIDWDAPVGDGYGMSPEWSTLYGTPYWDELTEAQQRELTRHESASVATTGIWFELILQQLVLRDVYDKPARSAEFQWALTEIADECRHSIMFARATERMVEPAYRPRWPARELGRMFKTVATGESAYAAILVAEEVLDVMQRDWMRDRRVEPLVRTVNHIHVVEESRHMVFAREETRERLAGAGRGRRWVSALVIAIAADMIVSSMVGPAVYANVGLDVDRAVREARRNEHHRSLLRTSCANLMDFLGSLGLLTPAASRVYRRTGLL; from the coding sequence ATGAACGAGACCGCTCAGCGGTTGCTCGGGTCGGCGAGCCGGTTGTCCCGGGATCCGGAGACCGAGATCGACTGGGATGCGCCGGTCGGCGACGGCTACGGGATGTCGCCGGAGTGGAGCACGCTCTACGGCACGCCGTACTGGGACGAGCTGACCGAGGCGCAGCAGCGCGAGCTGACCCGGCACGAGTCCGCGTCGGTCGCGACGACCGGGATCTGGTTCGAGCTGATCCTGCAGCAGCTGGTACTGCGGGACGTGTACGACAAGCCGGCCCGGAGCGCCGAGTTCCAGTGGGCGCTGACCGAGATCGCCGACGAGTGCCGCCACTCGATCATGTTCGCCCGGGCAACGGAGCGGATGGTCGAGCCGGCCTACCGGCCGCGGTGGCCGGCCCGCGAGCTCGGGCGGATGTTCAAGACGGTCGCGACCGGAGAGTCGGCGTACGCCGCGATCCTGGTGGCCGAAGAGGTCCTGGACGTGATGCAGCGCGACTGGATGCGGGACCGGCGGGTCGAGCCGTTGGTCCGCACGGTGAACCACATCCATGTGGTGGAGGAGTCGCGGCACATGGTGTTCGCCCGCGAGGAGACTCGGGAGCGGCTGGCCGGCGCCGGTCGTGGCCGGCGGTGGGTGAGCGCGCTGGTGATCGCGATCGCGGCGGACATGATCGTGTCGAGCATGGTCGGTCCGGCGGTCTACGCGAACGTCGGTCTGGACGTGGATCGCGCGGTCCGTGAGGCGCGGCGGAACGAGCATCACCGGTCGCTGCTGCGGACCAGCTGTGCGAACTTGATGGACTTCCTCGGGTCGCTCGGTCTGCTGACGCCGGCCGCGTCCCGGGTGTATCGGCGGACCGGGCTGCTGTGA
- a CDS encoding FAD-dependent oxidoreductase, whose translation MSYAISGECCSDASCVAVCPMNSIHPSPGEPGFGTGASLFIDPRTCIDCGACADICPVDAAQPADRSAVEDVQRNAAYFAEQEPLDAMDLDSWGEPSYELWGGGPRRVLVVGAGPAGMYATRELLLRTSAEVTLVDRLEHVGGLVRYGVAPDHPSTKQIIRTFERIVRHDRVRWLPGTDAGELPDEFDAVVHAVGARRSRRLGIVGEEAARTAEEFVAWYNGRPGAPVPADLAGPRAVVVGNGNVALDLARILLSDEQRLRSMQVPAAVRDVLAASGVKEVVLLGRRGPEEAAYTQSALQELLATVGDRVELRYHARPTSWTPEGLTLDDGTTIAAGNLFTAIGFEGQPIDGLPFDPDRGIVPNVRGAVVGRPGHYVAGWIKHGARGGIGVNKACAQETVMTLVSSSRALVSPGS comes from the coding sequence GTGAGCTACGCAATCTCAGGGGAGTGCTGCTCGGACGCCAGCTGTGTTGCTGTCTGCCCGATGAACAGCATTCACCCGTCGCCGGGCGAGCCTGGCTTCGGGACAGGCGCGAGTCTGTTCATCGATCCGCGGACGTGCATCGACTGCGGCGCGTGTGCCGACATCTGTCCGGTCGATGCGGCCCAGCCGGCTGATCGGTCGGCGGTCGAGGACGTCCAGCGGAACGCGGCGTACTTCGCCGAGCAGGAGCCGCTCGATGCGATGGACCTCGACAGTTGGGGCGAGCCGTCGTACGAGCTGTGGGGCGGCGGGCCGCGTCGCGTGCTGGTCGTCGGGGCGGGGCCGGCCGGGATGTACGCAACCCGCGAACTGTTGCTGCGCACCTCGGCCGAGGTGACGCTCGTCGACCGGCTCGAGCATGTCGGTGGGTTGGTCCGGTACGGCGTCGCGCCGGACCACCCGAGCACCAAGCAGATCATCCGGACCTTCGAGCGAATCGTCCGCCACGACCGAGTGCGCTGGTTGCCCGGAACTGATGCCGGTGAGCTGCCGGACGAGTTCGACGCGGTGGTTCATGCCGTGGGCGCCCGGCGGAGTCGGCGGCTCGGGATCGTCGGCGAGGAGGCCGCTCGCACTGCCGAGGAATTCGTTGCCTGGTACAACGGCCGTCCCGGCGCGCCGGTGCCTGCCGACCTGGCCGGCCCACGGGCCGTGGTCGTCGGGAACGGGAACGTCGCGCTCGACCTCGCGCGCATCCTGCTGAGCGACGAGCAGCGACTGCGCTCGATGCAGGTCCCGGCAGCGGTGCGTGACGTGCTGGCGGCGAGCGGGGTGAAGGAGGTCGTGCTGCTCGGGCGGCGTGGTCCCGAGGAAGCGGCGTACACGCAATCCGCGCTACAGGAGTTGCTCGCGACCGTCGGTGATCGGGTCGAGCTGCGGTATCACGCCCGGCCGACGAGCTGGACGCCGGAAGGGCTGACGCTCGACGACGGTACGACGATTGCTGCGGGCAACCTGTTTACCGCGATCGGGTTCGAGGGGCAGCCGATCGACGGGCTGCCGTTCGACCCGGACCGCGGGATCGTGCCGAACGTCCGCGGCGCCGTCGTCGGCCGGCCCGGGCACTACGTGGCGGGCTGGATCAAACACGGCGCTCGCGGTGGGATCGGTGTGAACAAGGCCTGTGCGCAGGAGACCGTGATGACGCTGGTCAGTTCGTCCAGGGCCCTAGTTTCTCCGGGTTCCTGA
- the sigJ gene encoding RNA polymerase sigma factor SigJ, with the protein MNEERTDMSEPGLSAIMSERRQLINLAYRLLGSLADAEDVVQETYARWYAMTPAEQQAIDNPAAWLTKVASRICLDLLRSARSRRERYVGEWIPEPLPESTEWHTGQPGGTGDPADRVTLDESVNMAFLVVLDAMTPAERVAFILHDVFRYPFPEVAEIVGRTPAACRQLASSARRRIRDAQLPAAPSAHRAELIRQFKQAWEETDIAKLVNLLDPEVTAVADGGGIVTAALEPVHGGTDVARYFADLPVFRLGRELVERTVNGQPGLVIQFEGVIETVIAFDVADDHITNIWAIRNPEKLGPWTN; encoded by the coding sequence ATGAACGAGGAGAGGACCGACATGAGCGAGCCCGGCCTGAGCGCGATCATGAGCGAGCGGCGGCAGCTGATCAACCTCGCCTACCGGCTGCTCGGGTCGCTGGCCGACGCGGAGGACGTGGTCCAGGAGACCTACGCCCGCTGGTACGCGATGACGCCGGCCGAACAGCAGGCGATCGACAACCCGGCCGCGTGGCTGACCAAGGTCGCCAGCCGGATCTGCCTCGACCTGCTCCGCTCCGCCCGGTCCCGGCGCGAGCGGTACGTCGGTGAGTGGATCCCCGAGCCGCTGCCGGAGAGCACCGAGTGGCACACCGGCCAGCCCGGCGGCACCGGCGATCCGGCCGACCGGGTGACGCTGGACGAGTCCGTCAACATGGCGTTCCTCGTCGTCCTCGACGCGATGACGCCGGCCGAGCGGGTCGCGTTCATCCTGCACGACGTCTTCCGGTACCCGTTCCCGGAGGTGGCCGAGATCGTCGGGCGCACTCCGGCGGCCTGCCGGCAGCTCGCCTCCTCGGCCCGGCGGCGGATCCGCGACGCGCAGCTCCCGGCCGCGCCGTCGGCCCATCGGGCCGAGCTCATCCGGCAGTTCAAGCAGGCGTGGGAGGAGACCGACATCGCCAAGCTCGTCAACCTCCTCGATCCCGAGGTCACCGCGGTCGCGGACGGCGGCGGCATCGTGACGGCCGCACTCGAGCCGGTGCACGGCGGCACGGACGTCGCGCGGTACTTCGCCGATCTGCCCGTGTTCAGGCTCGGACGTGAGCTCGTCGAGCGCACGGTCAACGGCCAGCCGGGTCTGGTCATCCAGTTCGAAGGCGTGATCGAGACCGTGATCGCCTTCGACGTGGCCGACGATCACATCACGAACATCTGGGCGATCAGGAACCCGGAGAAACTAGGGCCCTGGACGAACTGA
- a CDS encoding nuclear transport factor 2 family protein has product MDIRERIESLLDAVRTGDLETLRTIFAPNVVSFDIEAPLRHLGAEKKMANWEQVFTVFQLPLEYETRDLTVLVDGSLAVVYSLNHMNARMGNGGKIDYWLRWTSAWQKLDGQWKIVHDQVSVPTYFPEGRAAMDLMP; this is encoded by the coding sequence GTGGATATCCGTGAGCGTATCGAGAGCCTGCTCGACGCCGTCCGCACCGGTGACCTGGAGACGTTGCGGACGATCTTCGCCCCGAACGTCGTCTCGTTCGACATCGAAGCGCCGCTGCGGCACCTCGGCGCCGAGAAGAAGATGGCGAACTGGGAGCAGGTTTTCACCGTGTTCCAGCTGCCGCTCGAGTACGAGACCCGCGACCTGACCGTACTCGTCGACGGCAGCCTCGCGGTCGTCTACAGCCTCAACCACATGAACGCGAGGATGGGCAACGGCGGCAAGATCGACTACTGGCTGCGCTGGACGTCGGCGTGGCAGAAGCTCGACGGACAGTGGAAGATCGTGCACGACCAGGTATCGGTCCCGACGTACTTCCCGGAGGGTCGGGCGGCGATGGACCTCATGCCCTGA
- a CDS encoding serine/threonine-protein kinase, with product MLVDPNIGPKINAATDDVDGLAVWDWAEGCELPGGTFGIERLGVGHRCETWLVWSVRLWAPAVLKAARPHQIHHPRAVKSLRRETAALAGNVHPALPRLLADGTDDPIPHILVEYVDGPTLADELDDHGLLSLPDAANLGAQLLPALMALHSRGLAHLDVKPDNVVLRDGRPVLIDFGSARRIGSEQPAGHPVGTEGYASPAQEACEPVSAEMDLYSLGRTLAEACGELPDGLRFLLAPHPTARRALTALADTAGELRPWPAWLRA from the coding sequence ATGCTTGTCGACCCCAACATCGGCCCCAAGATCAACGCCGCGACCGATGATGTGGACGGACTGGCCGTCTGGGACTGGGCCGAAGGCTGCGAGCTGCCCGGAGGTACGTTCGGCATCGAGCGCCTCGGTGTGGGCCATCGCTGCGAGACCTGGCTGGTCTGGTCGGTCCGGCTCTGGGCGCCCGCCGTACTCAAGGCCGCTCGACCCCATCAGATCCACCACCCCCGCGCGGTCAAATCCCTCCGCCGCGAGACCGCCGCACTTGCCGGCAACGTGCACCCGGCCCTCCCACGCCTGCTCGCGGACGGTACCGACGACCCGATCCCCCACATCCTCGTCGAGTACGTCGACGGTCCCACACTGGCCGATGAACTCGACGACCACGGACTGCTCAGCCTGCCGGACGCCGCGAACCTCGGAGCGCAACTGCTTCCCGCCCTGATGGCCCTGCACTCCCGTGGTCTGGCGCATCTGGACGTGAAGCCCGACAACGTGGTGTTGCGGGACGGGCGGCCGGTGCTGATCGACTTCGGAAGCGCCCGGCGGATCGGGAGCGAACAGCCTGCCGGGCATCCGGTCGGCACGGAGGGCTACGCCTCGCCCGCGCAGGAGGCGTGTGAACCGGTGTCCGCCGAGATGGATCTCTACAGCCTCGGCCGGACGCTCGCCGAAGCCTGTGGAGAGCTGCCCGACGGCCTCCGCTTCCTCCTCGCGCCGCATCCGACCGCCCGGCGTGCACTCACCGCGCTCGCCGACACCGCCGGCGAGCTCCGGCCGTGGCCGGCCTGGCTCAGGGCATGA